One genomic region from Lusitaniella coriacea LEGE 07157 encodes:
- a CDS encoding DUF4359 domain-containing protein, with product MNYRATAIAISSLLLSFLAVTNPDKEDYVLRIKEQSQKTIQDEICQQEHLLLELQKACKMLSPILPTLTKPIVYHCSCRQTYILFSTYTTEVGNFKTRTIGIGGQFFEL from the coding sequence ATGAATTATCGTGCCACAGCGATCGCTATTTCATCGCTATTACTCAGCTTTCTCGCCGTCACAAATCCCGATAAAGAAGATTACGTTCTTCGCATCAAGGAACAGTCTCAAAAGACCATCCAAGATGAAATCTGCCAGCAAGAACACCTTCTTTTGGAACTTCAAAAGGCTTGCAAAATGCTTTCGCCAATCCTGCCGACCTTAACAAAACCCATTGTCTACCATTGTAGTTGTCGGCAAACCTACATTTTGTTCAGCACTTATACCACTGAAGTGGGAAACTTCAAGACTCGCACAATTGGCATTGGCGGACAGTTCTTTGAACTATAG
- a CDS encoding NB-ARC domain-containing protein codes for MRIEDVLAFLDKILSPKSLNPIQTLILQQVWEQKTYAQIAEQAGYNPDYLKAIGSQLWKWLSLELGEPISKRNVRCAIAAAFCRGQHPTPEKIDSPKVVHLPLSQHQDWGEILDTSYFFGRANELERLEQWISRDRCRLVSILGMGGMGKTALAMRCAEKLQGEFDYLISRSLRNAPPINQLLCDWLALLQRDRVPDNTEDTHHLIACLMNTLRSTRCLLVLDNWDSLLCADTQTEDARSGRYLKGYEGYGQLLRTLAEQRHQSCLLLTSREKFVGFAAKEGEGLPIRSLSLKGLGLAEVQHVFRVKGLLGSELAYGQLMQFYSGNPLALKIAATTIQELFNGNLEQFLAQDIFIFGEICDLIEQQLARLSPVEAIALQTLSTQSPGFSFGQLQDKLQDSIPAPQLLEALDRLQGRSLLENRRNRFALPKLLFAYFKTLNRQSREGAIAG; via the coding sequence ATGAGGATCGAAGATGTATTGGCTTTCTTGGATAAGATTTTGAGTCCAAAAAGCCTGAACCCCATTCAAACGCTAATTCTCCAACAAGTTTGGGAACAGAAAACCTACGCGCAAATTGCAGAACAAGCGGGCTATAATCCCGATTATCTCAAAGCCATTGGCAGTCAACTGTGGAAGTGGCTTTCTCTGGAATTGGGAGAACCCATCAGCAAACGAAACGTTCGGTGCGCGATCGCGGCAGCATTTTGTCGAGGTCAGCATCCAACCCCAGAAAAAATCGACTCGCCAAAGGTCGTACACTTACCCCTTTCCCAACACCAAGATTGGGGAGAAATCCTAGACACCTCCTACTTCTTCGGACGCGCCAACGAGTTAGAACGACTAGAACAATGGATTTCGCGCGATCGCTGCCGACTCGTGTCTATTTTAGGCATGGGTGGCATGGGAAAAACCGCACTAGCGATGCGCTGTGCCGAAAAATTGCAAGGAGAGTTTGACTATTTAATTTCGCGATCACTGCGCAATGCACCGCCGATTAACCAATTGCTGTGCGATTGGCTGGCACTCCTCCAACGCGATCGCGTCCCAGACAATACGGAGGATACCCATCATTTAATCGCCTGTCTCATGAATACCCTGCGTTCGACGCGCTGCTTGTTAGTTCTCGATAATTGGGATTCCTTATTATGCGCCGACACTCAAACCGAAGACGCGCGATCTGGACGCTATCTCAAAGGCTATGAAGGATACGGGCAACTTCTGCGAACCCTCGCCGAACAGCGCCATCAAAGCTGTCTTTTGCTGACCAGTCGCGAAAAATTCGTAGGTTTTGCAGCCAAAGAAGGGGAAGGCTTACCCATTCGTTCGTTATCCTTGAAAGGGTTGGGATTAGCCGAAGTGCAGCACGTTTTCCGCGTCAAAGGACTATTGGGGTCCGAACTCGCCTACGGACAATTGATGCAATTCTATAGCGGCAATCCTCTCGCGCTGAAAATTGCCGCAACGACAATTCAGGAGTTATTTAACGGAAACTTAGAACAGTTTCTCGCCCAAGATATTTTCATTTTCGGGGAAATTTGCGACTTAATCGAGCAGCAACTCGCCCGTTTGTCTCCCGTCGAGGCGATCGCGCTACAAACCCTATCCACTCAGTCCCCAGGATTCTCCTTTGGACAATTACAGGATAAACTACAGGATTCAATTCCCGCACCGCAACTGCTCGAAGCCTTAGACAGACTCCAAGGACGCTCGCTACTGGAGAATCGTCGGAATCGATTCGCGCTTCCCAAATTACTATTCGCCTACTTCAAAACTCTCAATCGACAATCGCGAGAGGGCGCGATCGCGGGATAA
- a CDS encoding response regulator transcription factor, producing MGSIHILVVEGNPHLRSLLGWHLQQAGHIVQQSATLHQAKSLFYKRLPDLAIIDSDLPDGDGLELCHYLYQQQQSLILLLSARNSQGDIVKGLKAGADDYLSKPFGMQEFMARVEALIRRLRMTTAPLYLGYGDLTIDLVQRRVQLKGEFIDLTPQEFSLLYVLAQAEGIALSRSELLRRAWPNSIDNPRTIDTHVLSLRKKLEIDPRQPSLIQTVRNVGYRFNPERIQGKHLQPSVAAVAN from the coding sequence GTGGGTTCAATTCACATTCTAGTTGTTGAGGGCAATCCTCACCTGCGATCGCTCCTAGGTTGGCATCTACAGCAAGCAGGTCACATCGTTCAGCAATCGGCGACTCTGCATCAAGCGAAAAGCTTGTTTTATAAACGCCTACCCGACTTAGCCATCATCGACTCCGATTTACCAGACGGCGATGGTCTAGAACTATGCCACTACCTCTACCAGCAACAACAATCCCTCATCCTCCTCCTGTCCGCTCGCAATAGCCAAGGAGATATTGTTAAAGGGTTAAAGGCAGGAGCCGACGATTACTTGAGCAAACCCTTTGGAATGCAGGAATTTATGGCGCGAGTTGAAGCCTTAATTCGTCGCCTACGGATGACCACCGCACCGCTGTACTTAGGGTATGGCGATTTAACCATCGATTTAGTGCAGCGTCGGGTTCAATTAAAAGGTGAATTTATCGACCTAACGCCTCAAGAATTTAGTCTGCTCTACGTTCTCGCTCAAGCAGAGGGAATCGCCTTGAGTCGTTCGGAACTTCTGCGACGCGCTTGGCCAAATTCGATCGATAATCCCCGTACCATCGATACCCATGTCCTGTCTCTGCGCAAAAAGCTAGAAATTGACCCTCGTCAGCCGAGTTTAATTCAAACCGTTCGTAATGTTGGTTATCGCTTCAACCCAGAGCGAATACAAGGGAAGCATTTACAACCTTCTGTCGCAGCCGTGGCGAATTAA
- a CDS encoding HEAT repeat domain-containing protein, which translates to MLLNLTSPQTLERLREQAENHPKYRVRKSALQALVKGCKDNPETLNVLKNVAHRDRAPEVVQTAIQELARGWQDDSETLNWLKTYAQYSQNPVVRSTAIQELARGWSEIFNVFEILAKCAFVDPFQRQNNADINPRKSALESAIAYYGDRPETWALVADRARNDTDRQVRSFAKEQLQQKADANGVI; encoded by the coding sequence ATGCTACTGAATTTGACCTCACCTCAAACCTTAGAAAGACTGCGCGAGCAAGCAGAGAACCATCCCAAGTATCGCGTCAGAAAATCGGCACTGCAAGCATTGGTTAAAGGTTGTAAGGACAATCCCGAAACGTTAAACGTCCTGAAAAATGTTGCGCACCGCGATCGCGCGCCAGAAGTCGTTCAAACCGCAATCCAAGAACTCGCGCGGGGTTGGCAAGACGATTCCGAAACCCTAAACTGGCTGAAAACCTACGCTCAATACAGCCAAAATCCCGTGGTTCGCAGCACGGCAATTCAGGAATTAGCCAGGGGATGGTCTGAAATATTCAACGTCTTTGAAATCCTCGCGAAGTGCGCCTTTGTCGATCCCTTCCAGCGCCAAAACAACGCAGACATTAACCCCCGCAAAAGCGCTCTCGAATCCGCGATCGCGTACTATGGCGATCGTCCTGAAACCTGGGCGCTGGTTGCCGATCGCGCGCGCAACGACACCGACAGACAGGTACGATCCTTTGCTAAAGAACAGTTACAACAGAAGGCAGATGCTAACGGGGTGATTTGA
- a CDS encoding 1-acyl-sn-glycerol-3-phosphate acyltransferase, translating to MTDSANAPDFYPAQLNPVLVRLVQSFGWAIAPLKYHLNLEVEQADLDKIKALGDNRVVLMPNHPTFDDGIVLLLLSTRLGELFNYLVAHENFQGLQGKLLQLGGAYSIRRGVGDRASIAYTLKRLAESACRMVIFPEGGCSFQNDLVQPFRSGAIHLPLQAMNRLVKQNKTVPHFYLVPISLKYRYTRPMNREIDRILSQLEGELNLVPQTSDLYKRLRAVGERVLESLERDYTIEYETEEPRDWNQRITAIQTQVLERCETQLNLTPAPQMPARERVYKIQAMLESQGEELSAQERADIYRATMQLINFDAIYDGYVAAVPTQERFLDTLTRLEREVFRIDQPRPKGYRRAIVRVGDPIDLKDYFAAYQSNRTETVEKLTQMVQNAVQRNLDIMTSDPKPNN from the coding sequence ATGACTGATTCTGCAAACGCTCCTGATTTTTATCCCGCTCAACTCAACCCCGTTTTAGTGCGCTTGGTTCAAAGTTTTGGTTGGGCGATCGCGCCTTTAAAATACCATCTCAACTTGGAAGTCGAACAGGCGGATTTGGACAAAATAAAAGCATTAGGGGACAATCGCGTGGTTCTGATGCCCAATCATCCCACTTTTGACGATGGGATTGTTCTCCTTTTACTTTCAACGCGCTTGGGAGAGTTGTTTAACTACCTCGTCGCTCACGAAAATTTCCAGGGATTGCAAGGGAAGTTGCTGCAATTGGGGGGTGCGTATTCGATTCGTCGGGGTGTTGGCGATCGCGCGAGTATCGCTTATACGCTCAAACGCCTTGCAGAATCTGCTTGTCGCATGGTTATCTTTCCCGAAGGCGGTTGCTCTTTCCAAAACGATCTCGTCCAACCGTTTCGCAGTGGTGCGATTCACCTCCCCCTACAAGCGATGAATCGATTGGTCAAACAGAACAAAACGGTTCCCCATTTTTACCTCGTTCCCATCAGCCTGAAGTACCGTTACACTCGTCCCATGAATCGCGAAATCGATCGCATTTTAAGTCAGTTGGAAGGGGAATTAAATCTTGTCCCCCAAACCTCAGATTTATACAAACGCTTGCGCGCGGTTGGGGAGCGCGTTCTGGAATCTCTCGAACGAGACTACACGATAGAGTACGAAACCGAGGAACCCCGCGATTGGAATCAGCGCATTACCGCAATTCAAACCCAGGTTCTCGAACGCTGCGAAACGCAACTCAACCTCACCCCCGCACCTCAAATGCCCGCACGGGAGCGCGTTTACAAAATTCAAGCGATGCTAGAATCCCAAGGGGAGGAGTTATCTGCACAGGAACGCGCCGATATCTACAGAGCAACGATGCAATTGATCAATTTCGATGCGATCTACGATGGTTATGTTGCGGCTGTACCCACGCAAGAACGGTTCTTGGACACCCTCACTCGCTTGGAGAGAGAAGTGTTTCGCATCGATCAACCGCGTCCCAAAGGTTATCGTCGCGCGATCGTTCGCGTGGGAGATCCCATCGACCTCAAGGATTATTTCGCCGCTTACCAAAGCAATCGCACGGAAACTGTTGAAAAACTGACGCAAATGGTTCAGAACGCCGTTCAGCGCAATTTGGATATCATGACTTCAGATCCCAAGCCTAATAATTGA
- a CDS encoding DUF6761 family protein, which yields MLTNALSVRYYQRITDALVEMWHRGNRYTELQLYLDGYLACLRHTSALEPYWIHRLEEEVYRFLRDASNFELTMPQTEVNRY from the coding sequence ATGCTAACCAATGCTTTGTCCGTTCGCTATTACCAACGCATCACCGACGCTCTTGTGGAAATGTGGCATAGGGGCAACCGCTACACCGAACTTCAACTATACCTTGATGGCTATTTAGCTTGTTTGCGACATACCAGCGCTTTGGAACCTTATTGGATTCACCGTTTGGAAGAAGAGGTTTACCGCTTTTTGCGGGATGCTTCTAATTTTGAACTGACGATGCCTCAAACGGAGGTCAATCGCTACTAA
- a CDS encoding hemolysin family protein gives MANIIFIVFIVLLGSAVCAAAETSLLSVSTIKVRQLAQTKKPAALALQAIRHKINRPIATIVILNNIFNIVGSIVIGGLAAEALDDTWLGVFSAILTFLIIIFGEIVPKTLGEKYAKTLALVFAIPVQFLTLVFTPIVWFVEQVTSPFTKGRKLPTTNEAEIRLLASIGYQEGVIEDDEAEMIQRVFQLNDLTASDLMTPRIIMTYLPGALSLSEAKEDIIASQHTRILAIADSIDEVIGVALKDRLLTEIIEGKSEISIANLTRPVQFVPEVIRADKLLKIFQETREHLAVVLDEYGGVSGVVTLEDVLEVLTGEIVDETDKNIDLQEVARNKRKRLLESSGFSESGVQLS, from the coding sequence ATGGCTAACATTATTTTTATTGTATTCATTGTTCTTTTAGGTTCTGCTGTTTGTGCTGCGGCGGAAACATCGCTGCTATCTGTCTCAACCATTAAAGTGCGCCAGTTAGCGCAAACCAAAAAGCCTGCTGCGCTAGCATTACAGGCAATTCGTCATAAAATCAATCGTCCGATTGCAACGATTGTTATTTTGAATAATATTTTTAATATTGTTGGCAGTATTGTTATTGGGGGTTTGGCGGCTGAAGCGCTTGATGATACTTGGCTTGGGGTGTTTTCAGCAATTTTGACATTTTTGATTATTATTTTTGGGGAAATCGTTCCCAAAACGTTAGGGGAGAAATATGCGAAAACCTTGGCGCTTGTTTTTGCGATTCCCGTTCAATTTCTAACCCTTGTTTTCACTCCGATTGTTTGGTTTGTGGAGCAAGTTACTAGTCCGTTTACAAAAGGTAGAAAATTGCCGACAACGAATGAAGCAGAAATTAGGCTTTTGGCAAGTATTGGCTATCAAGAGGGAGTGATTGAAGATGATGAAGCAGAAATGATTCAACGAGTGTTTCAGCTCAACGATCTAACGGCGAGCGATTTGATGACTCCTCGGATTATTATGACTTATTTGCCGGGAGCGTTAAGTTTGTCGGAGGCAAAAGAAGATATTATTGCGTCTCAACATACCCGAATTCTCGCGATCGCGGATTCCATTGATGAAGTGATTGGCGTGGCATTGAAAGATAGATTATTAACAGAAATTATTGAAGGTAAATCTGAAATCAGTATCGCCAATTTAACGCGCCCCGTTCAATTCGTTCCCGAAGTGATTAGAGCAGATAAATTATTGAAGATTTTCCAGGAAACCCGCGAACATCTTGCTGTGGTATTAGACGAATATGGCGGCGTTTCTGGCGTTGTCACTTTAGAAGATGTGCTGGAAGTTTTAACGGGAGAAATTGTAGACGAAACGGATAAAAATATCGATCTGCAAGAAGTTGCTCGTAATAAGAGAAAGCGCTTGTTGGAATCGAGTGGGTTTTCTGAATCTGGGGTACAGTTGAGCTAA
- the trpA gene encoding tryptophan synthase subunit alpha, which translates to MTSVSARLQSLKNQSQCALIPFITAGDPDLETTAEALRVLDRSGADAIELGVPYSDPLADGSTIQAAATRALQRGVRLDDVLQVVKTVSGDLQAPIILFTYYNPIFYRGIDAFLDKIVAAGVKGLVVPDLPLEEAQTLLKPAQEKGVDVTLLVAPTSPPERIEAIARQSQGFIYLVSVTGVTGMRTQVASRVEELLVSLRRVTEKPIGVGFGISSPEQAKQVKEWGADAAIVGSALVKRLATGTPEEGLQAVGEFCRSLKTAIS; encoded by the coding sequence ATGACCTCGGTTTCCGCTCGCCTTCAATCTCTCAAAAACCAGTCTCAGTGCGCGCTTATCCCGTTTATCACTGCTGGCGATCCCGATTTAGAAACGACCGCAGAAGCGTTACGAGTTTTGGATCGTTCTGGTGCTGACGCGATCGAACTGGGCGTTCCCTATTCCGATCCTCTTGCAGATGGATCGACGATTCAGGCGGCGGCAACGCGAGCTTTGCAACGAGGCGTGCGGTTAGATGATGTATTGCAGGTTGTTAAAACGGTTTCTGGGGATTTACAAGCGCCTATTATTCTTTTTACCTACTACAATCCTATTTTTTACCGGGGTATCGATGCGTTCCTCGACAAAATTGTGGCAGCAGGGGTCAAAGGGTTGGTAGTTCCGGATTTGCCCCTAGAAGAGGCACAAACCTTGCTCAAACCCGCGCAGGAGAAGGGGGTTGATGTAACGCTATTGGTTGCTCCCACGAGTCCTCCAGAGCGTATTGAAGCGATCGCGCGCCAGTCTCAAGGATTTATCTATTTGGTCAGCGTCACGGGGGTTACGGGGATGCGAACTCAGGTTGCCAGTCGCGTTGAGGAGTTGCTTGTTAGTTTGCGTCGCGTGACGGAAAAACCGATTGGCGTGGGGTTTGGCATATCCAGTCCCGAACAGGCGAAACAAGTCAAAGAGTGGGGTGCAGATGCTGCGATTGTGGGAAGTGCGTTGGTGAAGCGCCTCGCGACGGGAACCCCAGAAGAAGGACTTCAGGCGGTTGGCGAATTTTGCCGCAGTCTTAAAACGGCTATTTCTTAA
- a CDS encoding HypX (modular protein): MSKRKKTASQDDSARGRLNADQERDKAVYLYLLKNLTDLGSAAGTKEKFNESSIAKQWGLEGNRILIRRMLRSVFPERYPGEKEPTVPGLTLGKLVSILSSLQRYWSERTIETSSLGIPRILTRSEKLRAFQEFSQLSPEERDELELPVHGGEVLLQQLLEKATDPVNGLKREDVIRLYKTFLSYPSAIDTRTPRSTESLEKWREKQIKKTIQKLLSPRLQGLDITLQKTKIEELTNKVKREISRIEFQAGLKQVQSFLGKNPDINYQAYSASYLTIDFIRHLTGSIVENKLLRDRFPIYIKNIVIEKKNPLPLHVKGEDEEIGLLNPALLDADEDEESINGLEKQFSYKVSVDFQVKLPQDFKRNLASSSIINSRDGERLEFSEKTVGIGSPISHITAAIDRFLLRDIPALKDYLSCAHEVINHSEFVGGNNHSLIWSHVFVELCQKSEVNKVICENKFYDDISHQCKPACGEFCGFDMLETVAKAAFYARLRAIEKTGINAQKYLEQLCRRVDRVNALKQGKDLNKYYPFSLKAMEGQLEKTILNEYRTRDKKFNFSEKNTETPWSLVAYEAHLAIAEAYLKEGLYRIAKKYLDLIEQHIEKFRDKISDEFLLSRYAICGFRYNYLTDLKDEDCPYPDRYKAIRASLERLNDAEEYLQQYLTTAYRIDELPQSNFHPFFYLLSRVYAHRAKPYIFHPSYTEIIDPWKSLLKPLKILEKARIYAARDGDSARYAYWSAYQSWCYLMVAYLTDYDRAPHQKFSQKSCIDWAKRLIDHALVCYAPLGKRCYQEIQDCGGSVVKSEASTVCPIYESYGDTQIQIVPLIQELRNFKEGTDKQFYDRETHVLRLDLSILKRVQENIYLFGTHSSILLFATGMLELCEEQEDEEKLFEQIKKAMRMFTYCWAIAEDGGIRKEEKSSPRKFDRAFPKDGGDELVRGLYCHRLTQFADLGKIFAATCQLILLLCDRPSSNWTSILSLIDELTHNNLSASDRVLGQKRYNGHFAEHYKQLKDYFYQLNKQTEAKKLRFTNLIEARNAIVRDVFRMIRGENEVKPQLLGLGSEVMISKLR, translated from the coding sequence ATGTCCAAACGCAAAAAAACTGCCTCACAAGATGACTCCGCGCGCGGTCGCCTGAACGCAGACCAAGAAAGGGATAAAGCCGTCTATTTGTATTTGTTAAAAAACTTAACCGATTTGGGAAGTGCCGCAGGAACCAAAGAGAAATTCAACGAAAGCAGCATTGCCAAACAATGGGGACTCGAAGGAAACCGAATTCTCATCCGTAGAATGCTTCGTTCGGTCTTTCCCGAACGCTACCCCGGCGAAAAGGAACCCACCGTTCCCGGACTCACCTTGGGAAAATTGGTTAGTATTTTGTCCTCTCTGCAACGGTATTGGTCGGAGAGAACCATTGAAACATCTTCTTTGGGAATACCACGAATTTTGACGCGATCGGAAAAATTGCGAGCATTTCAGGAGTTTTCGCAACTGTCTCCAGAAGAGAGAGACGAGTTGGAACTTCCCGTTCACGGTGGCGAAGTTTTATTGCAACAACTACTCGAAAAAGCAACAGATCCAGTCAATGGTTTAAAGCGAGAAGATGTGATTCGTTTGTATAAAACCTTTTTGAGTTATCCTTCCGCGATCGACACGCGCACTCCTCGATCGACAGAATCCTTAGAAAAGTGGAGAGAAAAGCAAATCAAAAAAACGATTCAAAAACTTCTTTCTCCTCGCTTACAAGGACTAGATATTACACTGCAAAAGACAAAAATCGAAGAATTAACCAATAAAGTTAAACGAGAAATTAGCCGTATTGAATTTCAAGCAGGATTAAAACAAGTGCAATCCTTTTTAGGAAAAAATCCAGATATTAATTATCAAGCTTACAGTGCCAGCTATTTGACTATTGATTTTATTCGACATTTAACCGGCTCGATTGTTGAAAATAAGCTTTTGAGAGATCGATTTCCAATTTACATCAAAAATATTGTTATTGAGAAAAAAAACCCTTTACCCCTTCACGTAAAAGGAGAAGATGAAGAAATTGGATTGTTAAATCCCGCACTTCTAGACGCGGATGAAGATGAAGAAAGTATCAATGGCTTGGAAAAGCAATTTTCTTATAAAGTCTCTGTTGATTTTCAAGTCAAACTCCCTCAAGATTTTAAAAGAAATTTAGCAAGTTCAAGTATTATTAATTCAAGAGATGGAGAAAGATTAGAGTTTTCCGAAAAAACTGTAGGTATCGGCAGTCCAATTTCTCATATTACAGCAGCTATCGATCGTTTTTTACTCAGAGATATTCCCGCACTCAAAGACTATCTTTCCTGCGCTCACGAAGTTATAAATCATTCAGAATTTGTTGGCGGAAATAATCACAGTTTGATTTGGTCGCACGTTTTCGTTGAACTGTGCCAAAAGAGTGAGGTCAATAAGGTTATTTGCGAGAATAAATTTTATGATGATATTTCTCATCAATGTAAGCCTGCTTGTGGTGAATTTTGTGGCTTCGATATGCTAGAAACTGTCGCAAAAGCTGCATTCTATGCTCGGTTAAGAGCCATTGAAAAAACAGGAATTAACGCTCAAAAATATTTAGAACAACTGTGTCGGCGCGTCGATCGCGTCAACGCCCTCAAGCAAGGAAAAGATTTGAATAAATACTATCCATTTTCCTTAAAAGCGATGGAGGGTCAACTGGAAAAAACGATTCTTAATGAATACCGAACAAGAGATAAAAAATTCAATTTTTCTGAAAAGAATACTGAAACTCCTTGGAGTCTAGTTGCATATGAAGCACATCTGGCGATTGCCGAAGCTTATCTCAAAGAAGGTTTGTATCGGATTGCAAAAAAATATCTCGATTTAATCGAACAGCATATTGAAAAGTTTCGCGATAAAATCTCAGATGAATTTTTGTTGTCAAGATATGCAATTTGTGGGTTTCGCTATAACTATTTGACGGACTTGAAAGATGAAGACTGTCCGTACCCAGATCGTTACAAAGCTATTCGAGCATCCTTAGAACGTCTTAATGATGCAGAAGAATATCTACAGCAATATTTAACCACTGCCTATCGAATTGACGAACTTCCTCAAAGTAATTTCCATCCATTTTTTTACTTGTTATCCAGAGTCTATGCTCATCGCGCAAAGCCTTATATTTTTCACCCATCCTATACAGAAATTATCGATCCTTGGAAGTCCTTGCTAAAGCCATTGAAAATCCTGGAAAAGGCGCGAATTTATGCAGCAAGAGATGGAGACTCTGCACGATATGCCTATTGGTCTGCGTATCAAAGCTGGTGCTACTTAATGGTTGCTTATTTAACAGATTACGATCGCGCGCCACACCAGAAATTCAGTCAAAAGAGCTGTATTGATTGGGCAAAACGGTTAATCGATCATGCGCTGGTTTGCTATGCGCCATTAGGAAAACGCTGCTATCAAGAAATACAAGATTGTGGCGGTTCGGTGGTTAAGTCAGAAGCTTCAACAGTTTGCCCAATCTACGAATCCTACGGCGATACGCAAATTCAAATCGTTCCACTTATTCAAGAATTGCGCAATTTCAAAGAAGGAACCGACAAACAATTTTACGATCGCGAAACCCACGTTCTGCGCCTCGATCTCTCTATTTTAAAGCGCGTTCAGGAGAATATTTATCTGTTTGGCACCCATTCAAGCATTTTGTTATTTGCAACGGGAATGTTGGAACTGTGTGAAGAACAGGAAGACGAAGAAAAACTCTTTGAACAGATCAAAAAAGCAATGCGGATGTTTACTTATTGTTGGGCGATCGCGGAAGATGGAGGAATCAGAAAAGAGGAGAAAAGTTCTCCTAGAAAATTCGATCGCGCATTTCCCAAAGACGGAGGCGATGAATTAGTGCGGGGACTGTATTGCCATCGGCTGACGCAGTTTGCCGATTTAGGCAAAATTTTTGCTGCAACCTGTCAGTTAATTTTGCTTCTGTGCGATCGTCCGAGTTCCAATTGGACATCGATCTTAAGTTTAATTGACGAGCTTACCCATAATAATTTATCTGCTTCCGATCGCGTCCTCGGACAAAAACGATACAACGGTCATTTTGCCGAACATTACAAACAACTGAAAGATTATTTTTATCAACTCAACAAACAAACAGAAGCCAAAAAATTACGCTTCACAAACCTTATCGAGGCACGCAATGCCATTGTTCGAGATGTATTTCGGATGATTCGCGGCGAAAATGAAGTCAAACCTCAATTATTAGGCTTGGGATCTGAAGTCATGATATCCAAATTGCGCTGA
- a CDS encoding citrate synthase, with amino-acid sequence MTVATCEYIPGLANVPAAQSSVSHVNGQSGILEYRGIRIEGLAQKSTFLETAYLLIWGELPTKDELDSFERDIRYHRRIKYRIRDMMKCFPETGHPMDALQTSAAALGLFYSRRALNDPQYIRGAVVRLLAKIPTMVAAFQLMRKGNDAVQPNDDLDYATNFLYMLTERLPDPLAARIFDVCLMLHAEHTINASTFSAMVTASTMTDPYAVIASAVGTLAGPLHGGANEEVILMLEEIGSVENVRPYVEQAIAQKSKIMGFGHRVYKVKDPRATILQGLAEQLFEKTGHDTYYDIAVELEKVVEEKLGHKGVYANVDFYSGLVYRKLGIPTDLFTPIFAIARVAGWLAHWREQIGENRIFRPTQIYTGQHNIPYIPIYER; translated from the coding sequence ATGACAGTTGCAACTTGCGAGTATATTCCGGGTTTGGCGAACGTTCCTGCGGCTCAATCGAGTGTGAGTCACGTCAACGGACAAAGCGGAATTTTGGAATATAGAGGAATTCGGATTGAAGGATTAGCACAAAAAAGTACCTTTTTGGAAACGGCATACCTCCTGATTTGGGGAGAATTGCCAACGAAGGACGAACTGGATTCTTTTGAACGGGATATTCGCTACCATCGCCGTATCAAATACCGCATTCGGGATATGATGAAATGTTTCCCGGAAACCGGACATCCGATGGATGCATTGCAAACATCCGCCGCCGCATTGGGTTTGTTTTATTCTCGCCGCGCGTTGAACGATCCCCAATATATTAGAGGAGCCGTTGTTCGATTATTAGCGAAGATCCCGACGATGGTTGCAGCGTTTCAGTTGATGCGGAAGGGGAACGATGCGGTGCAACCGAACGACGATCTCGATTACGCGACCAACTTCCTCTATATGCTCACAGAGCGCCTTCCAGACCCGTTAGCCGCTCGAATCTTCGATGTTTGTTTGATGCTCCACGCGGAACATACGATTAATGCATCTACGTTCTCGGCGATGGTCACTGCTTCAACAATGACCGATCCCTATGCGGTGATTGCCTCTGCGGTGGGGACGCTTGCCGGACCCTTGCACGGGGGAGCGAATGAAGAAGTAATTTTAATGCTGGAAGAAATTGGTTCGGTGGAGAACGTTAGACCCTACGTAGAGCAAGCCATCGCCCAGAAGTCCAAAATCATGGGGTTCGGACATCGAGTGTATAAGGTGAAAGACCCCAGAGCAACAATTTTACAGGGTTTGGCAGAACAATTGTTTGAGAAGACGGGTCACGATACCTATTACGATATTGCGGTGGAGTTGGAGAAGGTGGTTGAGGAAAAGTTGGGACATAAGGGAGTGTACGCCAATGTCGATTTTTACTCTGGGTTGGTGTACCGTAAGTTGGGGATTCCCACGGATCTGTTTACTCCAATTTTCGCGATCGCGCGGGTCGCAGGTTGGTTGGCACACTGGCGAGAACAAATCGGCGAGAACCGTATTTTTCGTCCCACGCAAATTTATACCGGACAACATAATATCCCTTATATTCCCATTTACGAGCGTTAG